The genomic stretch AGGGGAAACTAATAACTTTGAAGTAGTAACAGTTGTCTTTCCAGGTATAAATGGAGAAAAAAATCCTGCTAAATTTAAAGAATGGTATGATACATTGGGTTATAAAAATATTAAAGTTTTATATGATACTGATGGAAAATTATTACAAATATTTAAAATTAGAGCCTTACCTACATCAGCTATTGTATATAAAGATTTAAAAATTAATAATGTTATTGTAGGTCATATAAGTAATGGACAAATTAAAGATTATTATGAAGGAAAAGGAGATAATATAGTTATGGAAGATAAGACAAAAAATATGATAAACAATGTTAATAAAGAAAATATAAAAGATATATATTTAGCAGGAGGTTGCTTTTGGGGAGTGGAAGAATATTTTGCTAGAATAGATGGAGTTATTGATACTGTTTCTGGCTATTCAAATGGTTCTTTTGATAATCCAAGCTATGAAAATGTTTGTAATAACTCTGGACATGCTGAAACTGTTCATATCACTTATGATTCTTCAAAAGTTTCGTTGGAAACTCTATTAAAATATTATTTTAGAATAATAGATCCTACTTCTGTAAATAAACAAGGTAACGATAGAGGAGTTCAATATAGAACTGGTATTTATTATCAAAATGATGAAGATAAACAAATAGCTTTGAATGCAATAAAAGAAGAGCAAAAAAAATATTCTAAACCTATTGTTGTTGAAGTCGAACCATTAAAAAGATTTGATAATGCAGAAGAATACCATCAAGATTATTTAAAGAAAAATCCAAATGGATATTGTCATATTAATTTAAATAAAGCTAGTGAAGCTATAATAGATGAAAAGAAATACCAAAAACCAAGTGACGAAGTTTTAAAAGAAAAATTATCTACATTGGAATATCAAGTTACACAAGAGGCTGCTACTGAAAGAGCTTTTACTCATGAATATTATAAAAATCAAGAAGATGGAATCTATGTGGATATTACAACAGGAGAGCCATTATTTAGTTCAAAAGATAAATATGATGCAGGTTGTGGTTGGCCAAGTTTTACTAAACCTATTGCAACAGAAGTTGTAAATTACAAAGAAGATAATTCATATAATATGAATAGAGTTGAAGTTAGAAGTAGAGCAGGAGAAGCTCATTTAGGGCATGTTTTTAATGATGGTCCAAGGGATAAAGGAGGACTTAGATATTGTATTAATGGAGCTTCTTTAAGATTCATTCCTTATGATAAAATGGATGAAGAAGGTTATGGATATCTAAAAAAATATGTAAAATAAATTATTTCTCTTGACTTTTAAAATATATAATACTATAATGTTAAAAAATAATTAATTGAGAACTACCAAGAACCAATCATAATTATTAATTTAATCTAGTTAGGAGGAGAGAGTTATGCTAAGGAGATCAATGATAAGGATAAATAAAATATTAATCAAATAACCTTATCTATTTTATATTAGCTTAACTTTTGTATATCTTTTTGATATTTATAATTTAAAGTTTAACACAGATAGCTAGTATATCTGTGTTTTTTATTTAAAAATTTTTATTTGTATGGATAAGGAAATTTAAAGAGGCTATTACAAATTTATTTAAAAATGTAAATAAAAAATAAGAGAGTTACATTCCAGATTTTAGGATAAAAATTAAATAGAATGAGCCGAGCAAATTTCGGTGTGTTTGAAGCTAGCTTGCTAGCAATCTTAGAAGCTATTAATGAACTTGTTCATTTAGAGATTCTTATAGATACCGAATTTCTTAGAAACACTTAGCAATTTATTGCTTAGAGTTTCTTATGATGCAAATTCTTAATTTTTATCCATAAAAAAATCTGGCTAGTAACGAACTATTTTTTAGAACATTTATAGATTTATAGAACTCATTTACATTTCCTTTTTTAAGTATTTAGGGGGTAAGAATGGAATATTTAGAAATTTTGAAAGATACCTTTTTAACAGATGACAGATATATGTATATTGTTAATGGAGTTATCTTTTCAATAGGTATCACTTTATTTTCAGCAATACTTGGAATTATTCTTGGGCTTTTATTAGCAGTTATGAAATTATCATATTGGTATCCATTTAAAAGGATAAAAGCACTTGAAAATTTCAATCCATTATCAAAAATTGCATATATTTATATAGATGTAATAAGAGGAACACCTGTGGTTGTACAACTTATGATACTTGCAAATTTGATATTTGTTGGTGCTTTAAGAGAAACACCTATTTTAGTTATTGGAGGAATTGCTTTTGGACTTAATTCAGGAGCTTATGTTGCTGAAATTATAAGAGCCGGTATAGAAGGATTGGATAAAGGACAAATGGAAGCAGGGAGGGCTTTAGGGCTTAGCTATTCACAAACTATGAGAAAAATAATTGTTCCTCAAGCTGTAAAAAATATTTTACCTGCTTTAGTAAGTGAATTTATAACTTTATTAAAGGAAACTTCTATTATTGGTTTTATAGGTGGAATTGATTTATTGAGATCTGCTAGTATAATTACTAGTCAAACATATAGAGGAGTTGAACCTCTACTTGCAGTTGGAATAATATATTTAATTTTAACATCAATTTTTACTGCATTTATGAGAAAAGTTGAAAGGGGGTTAAAAGTAAGTGATTAATGTAGTTAACCTATCTAAAAATTTTGGTAATTTAAAAGTTCTAAAAAATATTTCTACCACTATCAATAAAGGAGAAGTTATTTCAATCATTGGTCCATCTGGAAGCGGAAAATCAACTTTTTTAAGATGTATCAATAAATTGGAGGAGCCAACAGAAGGACATATTTATATAGACGATATGGATTTAATGGATAAAAATACTGATATAAATAAAATAAGAGAGAGAGTTGGAATGGTATTTCAACATTTCAATCTATTTCCCAATATGACAGTTTTAGAAAACCTTACTCTTTCTCCTATGATGGTAAAAAAAGAAAGTAAAGAAGAAGCTGAAAAATATGCCTCTTATCTTCTTGAAAAAGTAGGCTTATCTGATAAGACTAATTCTTATCCTAATCAATTATCTGGTGGTCAAAAGCAAAGAATTGCTATTGCAAGAGCCTTAGCTATGAAACCAGAAGTAATATTGTTTGATGAGCCAACTTCTGCCTTAGACCCTGAAATGATAAAAGAAGTGCTTGATGTTATGAGAAATTTAGCAAAAGAAGGTATGACTATGATTATTGTTACTCATGAAATGGGTTTTGCTAGAAATGTTGGTAATAGAATTTTATTTATGGATAATGGAGAGATTATTGAAGATTGTTCTCCAAAAGATTTCTTTGAAAATCCTACAAATGAAAGAATTAAAGATTTTTTAAACAAAGTTTTAAACAAATAAAAATA from Fusobacterium simiae encodes the following:
- a CDS encoding amino acid ABC transporter ATP-binding protein encodes the protein MINVVNLSKNFGNLKVLKNISTTINKGEVISIIGPSGSGKSTFLRCINKLEEPTEGHIYIDDMDLMDKNTDINKIRERVGMVFQHFNLFPNMTVLENLTLSPMMVKKESKEEAEKYASYLLEKVGLSDKTNSYPNQLSGGQKQRIAIARALAMKPEVILFDEPTSALDPEMIKEVLDVMRNLAKEGMTMIIVTHEMGFARNVGNRILFMDNGEIIEDCSPKDFFENPTNERIKDFLNKVLNK
- the msrAB gene encoding bifunctional peptide-methionine (S)-S-oxide reductase MsrA/peptide-methionine (R)-S-oxide reductase MsrB; translation: MKKVVLALILMFIVGIFIFAKMLNSNLKKETENEKNLLESITLIDMNGNDYTFSSDKNIYIKFWASWCPTCLAGLEELDRLAGETNNFEVVTVVFPGINGEKNPAKFKEWYDTLGYKNIKVLYDTDGKLLQIFKIRALPTSAIVYKDLKINNVIVGHISNGQIKDYYEGKGDNIVMEDKTKNMINNVNKENIKDIYLAGGCFWGVEEYFARIDGVIDTVSGYSNGSFDNPSYENVCNNSGHAETVHITYDSSKVSLETLLKYYFRIIDPTSVNKQGNDRGVQYRTGIYYQNDEDKQIALNAIKEEQKKYSKPIVVEVEPLKRFDNAEEYHQDYLKKNPNGYCHINLNKASEAIIDEKKYQKPSDEVLKEKLSTLEYQVTQEAATERAFTHEYYKNQEDGIYVDITTGEPLFSSKDKYDAGCGWPSFTKPIATEVVNYKEDNSYNMNRVEVRSRAGEAHLGHVFNDGPRDKGGLRYCINGASLRFIPYDKMDEEGYGYLKKYVK
- a CDS encoding amino acid ABC transporter permease; the protein is MEYLEILKDTFLTDDRYMYIVNGVIFSIGITLFSAILGIILGLLLAVMKLSYWYPFKRIKALENFNPLSKIAYIYIDVIRGTPVVVQLMILANLIFVGALRETPILVIGGIAFGLNSGAYVAEIIRAGIEGLDKGQMEAGRALGLSYSQTMRKIIVPQAVKNILPALVSEFITLLKETSIIGFIGGIDLLRSASIITSQTYRGVEPLLAVGIIYLILTSIFTAFMRKVERGLKVSD